One part of the Coffea eugenioides isolate CCC68of chromosome 10, Ceug_1.0, whole genome shotgun sequence genome encodes these proteins:
- the LOC113750519 gene encoding uncharacterized protein LOC113750519, translating to MARTKKRRNSSSSRLIDEPIDEHMENQSIRVEELQNTDDETDGDVEAKKTRGPTYMTSVWGQPTSHRYKVKFNKLGKPVGKNKSRFTEFLGTISRNGSYAPIDVQDWRKIDNSRKKDMLKIVKEKFDVPPSAKIWILRALGKYWRNWKAWIKATYYKPNIQVETQMLNLDVRVVKDQYKVIADYWELEETKKKKLGRNPSRVEMFNHCYTDNKGNPSSSAAANIMLAMNEKVSQLPPDTEDPIGKNDVFAQVVGQDKHGHARMYGFGICPTDVWGDEPSRSGSQRLVLDQKHEILEMKAKFARSARGTN from the exons ATGGCTAGGACTAAGAAACgaagaaattccagcagcaGCCGACTTATTGATGAACCAATTGATGAGCATATGGAAAATCAGTCTATAAGAGTGGAAGAGCTTCAGAATACAG ATGATGAGACTGATGGTGATGTGGAGGCAAAAAAAACACGAGGGCCAACATATATGACAAGTGTTTGGGGTCAGCCTACATCTCATCGTTATAAAGTTAAATTCAACAAACTTGGCAAACCAGTGGgcaaaaataaatcaagatttaCAGAGTTCTTGGGTACAATATCAAGAAATGGTTCATATGCCCCAATTGACGTCCAAGATTGGCGAAAAATTGACAATTCTCGGAAGAAAGACATGTTAAAGATTGTCAAG GAAAAATTTGATGTCCCTCCCAGTGCAAAAATTTGGATTCTTCGTGCTTTGGGCAAGTATTGGAGGAATTGGAAGGCATGGATTAAAGCAACATACTACAAGCCAAATATACAAGTTGAAACTCAAATGCTCAATTTAGATGTGAGAGTGGTAAAAGATCAATATAAAGTCATTGCTGATTATTGGGAGTTAGAAGAAACAAAG AAGAAAAAATTAGGCCGCAATCCTTCACGAGTTGAAATGTTCAATCACTGCTACACTGATAACAAAGGAAACCCATCTAGTAGTGCAGCAGCTAATATTATG CTTGCAATGAATGAAAAGGTTAGTCAATTGCCTCCTGATACTGAAGATCCTATTGGAAAAAATGATGTATTTGCACAAGTAGTTGGGCAAGACAAGCATGGGCATGCACGGATGTATGGTTTTGGTATATGTCCAACTGATGTGTGGGGTGATGAACCTAGTCGAAGTGGATCTCAGCGACTAGTGTTGGATCAAAAACATGAAATATTAGAGATGAAGGCAAAATTTGCTCGCTCAGCAAGAGGAACAAATTAA